One segment of Luteolibacter rhizosphaerae DNA contains the following:
- a CDS encoding MFS transporter, with protein sequence MDPSSAKLSLKEKIGYGLGDTASNFVFHSVNVLLLFYYTDVFGISAAAAGTLFVVARVWDAINDPLMGALADRTHTRWGKYRPYLLWLAVPFGICGYLAFANPQFGESGKLVYAYVTYFLLMTIYTAINVPYSALMGVMTPSSAERTSLSSFRFVGAFSGQLLISMGALPLVKKLGEGDMATGFKYTMALFAVVAVILFIITFCTTRERIQTAVEKQDKVSIGKDMLFLLKNRPWVIMVIAAILTLSNAAIRWAVTPHFFKYYVGDDGTTVFWFLDRTSLIMTTGSLAFIAGIFFTGMLSRRFGKRNALIGLTILNALSLLAFYFIPPSAYSTMIVVNAIGSFIAGPTPALVWAIYTDVVEYGEWRFGRGTPGLAFSVATLAQQLGIAVGGGMAGWLLHFYGFQANQLQSESAISGLRTLFSLLPGILALGNGLVLFWYPLTESTVAQIESDLAERRGKLAISNDEPPTKAMLGEAPN encoded by the coding sequence TTGGACCCTTCCTCCGCCAAACTTTCGCTGAAGGAAAAGATCGGCTACGGCCTCGGCGATACCGCGTCGAACTTCGTTTTCCACAGCGTCAACGTCCTCCTGCTCTTCTACTACACGGACGTCTTCGGCATCTCGGCCGCGGCGGCCGGCACGCTCTTCGTCGTGGCGCGAGTGTGGGATGCAATCAATGACCCTCTGATGGGTGCGCTCGCCGATCGGACGCATACCCGCTGGGGAAAATACCGGCCCTATCTCCTGTGGCTGGCGGTGCCCTTCGGTATCTGCGGCTATCTCGCCTTCGCGAACCCGCAGTTCGGCGAGAGCGGCAAGCTGGTGTATGCCTATGTCACCTACTTCCTGCTGATGACCATCTACACGGCCATCAACGTGCCGTACTCCGCGCTGATGGGAGTCATGACGCCGTCATCCGCCGAGCGCACCTCGCTCTCCAGCTTTCGTTTCGTCGGGGCCTTCTCCGGGCAATTGCTCATCTCGATGGGGGCGCTGCCGCTGGTGAAGAAACTCGGGGAGGGCGACATGGCCACGGGCTTCAAGTATACCATGGCGCTCTTCGCGGTGGTGGCGGTGATCCTCTTCATCATCACCTTTTGCACCACCCGCGAACGGATCCAGACAGCGGTGGAGAAGCAGGACAAGGTGAGCATCGGCAAGGACATGCTCTTCCTACTGAAGAACCGGCCATGGGTGATCATGGTCATCGCCGCGATCCTGACGCTTTCAAATGCCGCGATCCGTTGGGCGGTCACGCCGCATTTCTTCAAGTACTATGTGGGGGATGACGGCACGACCGTCTTCTGGTTCCTGGACCGGACCTCGCTGATCATGACTACCGGTTCGCTCGCGTTCATCGCGGGGATCTTCTTCACGGGCATGCTCAGCCGGCGCTTCGGCAAGAGAAACGCCCTGATCGGTCTGACAATCCTCAACGCGCTCTCGCTGCTGGCCTTCTACTTCATCCCGCCCTCGGCCTACTCCACGATGATCGTGGTGAATGCGATCGGCAGCTTCATCGCGGGACCGACGCCTGCCCTGGTCTGGGCGATCTACACGGACGTGGTGGAGTATGGCGAATGGCGCTTCGGGCGCGGTACTCCGGGGCTGGCCTTCTCCGTGGCCACGCTGGCCCAGCAGCTCGGTATCGCGGTGGGCGGTGGCATGGCGGGCTGGCTCCTGCACTTCTACGGCTTCCAAGCGAACCAATTACAGTCCGAGTCTGCCATCTCCGGTTTGCGGACTCTCTTCTCGCTGCTCCCGGGGATTCTGGCTCTGGGCAACGGGCTGGTTCTGTTCTGGTATCCGCTGACGGAATCCACCGTGGCGCAGATCGAATCGGATCTGGCGGAGAGGCGCGGTAAGCTCGCTATCAGCAACGATGAGCCGCCGACCAAGGCGATGCTCGGTGAAGCTCCGAACTAA
- a CDS encoding phosphate ABC transporter substrate-binding/OmpA family protein — MTKLGKIVFTLVVLLLAGFAIMRLLGKKEEGPGARSPQVISEHADSPADESSAATESFDFIAPGKAPQLPSPRPYVPQDNTVVLNISEYAGYAGLIVANGGLNPNENSWFTKNAGFKLKITLSEEDSWADLQDGKIAASATTVDVLSNYGRQWQCVVPAQVSWSRGADGIIVRKDIKRVNDLKGKTLATAPFSEAEFFIRYLAQEAGLPVKRLDGPDEARDPESVNLVFLEDAFVAGDAFLADLKGGGSSLDGCVTWAPKTTEVVDNSGGAARQLVDNRNLLVIADILVFNKGFAQASPEIVQKIVEGMLLHNDKVRANPQPYLPTIAAAFKDDEGKPWTSEKAAAELSKVHLSNLPENLAFFRGAIEEAGSFASVFQTANLAYGPELQPAPVSSSFFADTKALEAISASGSLAAQVASIQPIKSSSQSPIEQDPLLTRDIRFYFVPNSSELDMANKENHEYLANVNHLLGVSPGSMILLRGHVDDLRKEEFRKQGEAFLRRMSLEAMSLSQKRADEVKKRLVEKYPSIKAERLEVVGRGWEEPAGKNSDLNRRVEVQWFTVE; from the coding sequence ATGACCAAGCTCGGAAAGATCGTCTTCACCCTCGTGGTCCTGCTTCTGGCGGGATTTGCCATCATGAGGCTGCTCGGCAAAAAGGAGGAGGGCCCGGGCGCCCGATCCCCGCAGGTCATCTCCGAGCATGCCGATAGCCCCGCGGACGAGTCGTCCGCCGCCACGGAATCCTTCGATTTCATTGCCCCGGGCAAAGCGCCGCAACTCCCCTCGCCACGCCCCTACGTGCCGCAGGACAACACCGTCGTGCTCAATATCTCCGAGTATGCCGGCTACGCGGGCCTTATCGTGGCGAACGGAGGCCTGAATCCTAACGAGAACTCCTGGTTTACCAAGAACGCCGGCTTCAAGCTGAAGATCACCCTCAGCGAGGAAGACTCATGGGCGGATCTGCAGGACGGCAAGATCGCCGCCTCCGCCACCACCGTGGACGTGCTCTCGAACTACGGCCGCCAGTGGCAGTGCGTCGTGCCCGCCCAAGTGTCCTGGTCCCGCGGCGCGGATGGCATCATCGTGCGCAAGGACATCAAGCGCGTGAACGACCTGAAGGGCAAGACTCTCGCCACCGCACCCTTCAGCGAGGCCGAGTTCTTCATCCGCTATCTCGCTCAGGAAGCCGGCCTGCCGGTAAAGCGCCTCGATGGTCCCGATGAAGCGCGCGATCCGGAATCCGTGAACCTCGTCTTCCTCGAGGACGCCTTCGTCGCCGGCGATGCCTTCCTGGCCGACCTCAAGGGCGGCGGCAGCAGCCTCGACGGTTGCGTGACCTGGGCCCCGAAGACGACCGAGGTGGTCGATAACTCCGGCGGTGCTGCCCGACAGTTGGTGGATAACCGCAACCTGCTCGTGATCGCGGACATCCTCGTCTTCAACAAGGGCTTCGCACAGGCCAGCCCGGAGATCGTCCAGAAGATCGTGGAAGGCATGCTGCTCCACAACGACAAGGTCCGCGCCAATCCGCAGCCCTATCTCCCGACCATCGCCGCCGCCTTCAAGGATGACGAAGGCAAGCCGTGGACCAGCGAGAAGGCCGCAGCCGAGCTCTCCAAGGTGCACCTCTCCAATCTCCCCGAAAACCTCGCCTTCTTCCGCGGTGCGATCGAGGAGGCAGGTTCCTTCGCCTCCGTTTTCCAGACCGCGAATCTCGCCTACGGTCCGGAGCTCCAACCCGCCCCCGTCTCATCTTCATTCTTCGCGGATACCAAGGCGCTCGAAGCGATCTCCGCCTCCGGTTCCTTGGCCGCTCAGGTCGCCTCAATCCAGCCGATCAAGAGCAGCAGCCAGTCTCCGATCGAGCAGGATCCCCTGCTCACCCGCGACATCCGCTTCTACTTCGTGCCGAACAGCTCGGAGCTCGATATGGCGAACAAGGAGAACCACGAGTATCTCGCCAATGTGAATCACCTGCTCGGCGTTTCGCCCGGCTCGATGATCCTGCTGCGCGGGCACGTGGACGACCTTCGCAAGGAAGAGTTCCGCAAGCAGGGCGAGGCCTTCCTCCGCCGCATGTCGCTCGAGGCCATGTCCCTCTCGCAGAAGCGCGCCGACGAGGTGAAGAAGCGCTTGGTCGAGAAATATCCCTCCATCAAGGCTGAGCGCCTTGAAGTGGTCGGTCGCGGATGGGAAGAGCCCGCGGGCAAGAACTCCGACCTCAACCGCCGCGTGGAGGTCCAGTGGTTCACGGTGGAGTAG
- a CDS encoding LysR family transcriptional regulator, with product MKSSTPAASKSAAIPEGVEELPDITYRHLEVFSVVCRERSYANAALELHSTRANIKRVCDEFEGVVGRPLFEERPDRSLVPTEFGGGLLGQIGPLSRALRKLGEGVRTMHEAGRVLRFAAAGEFFRVGLFTEFLATLKVSDLFRSCFIRIEVKRFRTALLNAECDVYFGIGLGEADRLDAVDLGPVPWSIIRKPRAAGDPPRGPADLVNLDWWIAETGELEAAEAIVAAFREAGARGGRVIAESEALTFAADPSLLPVGVCLFLPELASGMKGRDAGVWPAYRLTACLRRNHPYAELKPRLTAAANGHGC from the coding sequence ATGAAGTCATCGACCCCTGCCGCTTCCAAAAGCGCTGCCATTCCCGAGGGGGTGGAGGAGCTCCCGGACATCACCTACCGTCATTTGGAGGTCTTCAGCGTGGTTTGCCGGGAGCGATCCTATGCCAATGCGGCGCTGGAGCTGCACAGCACGCGGGCGAATATCAAGCGGGTGTGCGATGAGTTCGAGGGGGTGGTAGGGCGGCCACTGTTTGAAGAACGTCCGGACCGGAGCTTGGTGCCGACCGAGTTTGGCGGCGGATTGCTCGGCCAGATCGGACCGCTATCGCGGGCACTGAGGAAGCTGGGCGAAGGTGTGCGGACCATGCATGAGGCCGGCCGCGTCTTGCGCTTCGCGGCGGCGGGTGAGTTCTTCCGGGTAGGCTTGTTCACGGAGTTCCTGGCCACGCTAAAGGTCTCGGACCTGTTCCGGTCCTGCTTCATCCGGATCGAGGTGAAGCGTTTCCGCACGGCGCTGCTGAATGCGGAGTGCGACGTTTACTTCGGCATCGGGCTGGGCGAGGCGGATCGCTTGGACGCAGTCGATCTGGGGCCGGTGCCTTGGTCGATCATCCGGAAACCCAGGGCGGCTGGTGATCCACCGCGGGGTCCGGCGGATCTGGTGAATCTCGATTGGTGGATCGCGGAAACCGGCGAACTGGAAGCGGCGGAGGCGATCGTAGCGGCATTCCGGGAGGCGGGGGCAAGGGGCGGGAGAGTGATCGCGGAGAGCGAGGCACTTACTTTCGCCGCAGACCCCTCGCTCCTGCCCGTTGGAGTGTGTCTCTTCCTGCCCGAACTGGCGTCGGGCATGAAAGGACGGGATGCCGGAGTGTGGCCCGCCTATCGTTTGACCGCCTGCCTGAGAAGGAATCACCCCTATGCGGAACTCAAACCCCGCCTGACGGCAGCCGCGAACGGTCATGGATGTTGA
- a CDS encoding LysR family transcriptional regulator — protein sequence MDVDLSSLLVFRHLAETGSFTATGKRWGMTQPAVSLTISKLESAVGLILFERSPTGAKLTPAGVSFLEMGKEVSDAYLDFVDGMRHLDRRMEGQVMLALDASYFGRVLRESVHAMPPAGSTVQFGEANGKWGEALEARRVDVVMAGRFLRAGLSPGLQEAVIRRERGITVAWNPDFYPFDPDNFSFPEVLRTTVLVPDRKVVTGFSSFLLRWCDEAYGMQPAHSISFPSEDEAAAACRAGLGVMLAPGNLMPRLGEGDQGLVHVRTFEFLLPEAFTVSVFCRSDEESKEVLGTAAAIAKLGKKLFP from the coding sequence ATGGATGTTGATCTTAGTAGCCTGCTGGTCTTCCGGCACTTGGCAGAGACGGGGAGCTTCACGGCGACGGGGAAGCGCTGGGGCATGACCCAGCCCGCGGTGAGCCTGACGATCTCCAAGCTGGAATCTGCGGTGGGCTTGATTCTTTTCGAGCGTTCGCCCACGGGTGCCAAGCTGACTCCGGCGGGAGTGAGCTTCCTGGAGATGGGTAAGGAGGTGAGCGATGCCTACCTGGATTTCGTCGACGGGATGCGCCACCTGGACCGTCGGATGGAGGGGCAGGTGATGCTGGCACTAGATGCATCGTACTTCGGCCGCGTTTTGCGGGAATCCGTGCATGCGATGCCTCCGGCGGGATCGACCGTGCAATTCGGCGAGGCGAACGGCAAGTGGGGCGAGGCGCTGGAGGCGCGCCGGGTGGATGTCGTGATGGCGGGGCGCTTTCTGCGGGCGGGTCTTTCCCCGGGACTGCAAGAAGCCGTGATCCGCCGCGAGCGGGGGATCACCGTGGCATGGAATCCGGACTTCTATCCTTTCGATCCGGACAACTTCAGCTTTCCCGAAGTGCTGCGAACCACGGTTTTGGTACCCGACCGGAAGGTGGTGACCGGCTTCAGCTCCTTCTTGCTGCGCTGGTGCGACGAGGCCTACGGAATGCAGCCGGCGCATTCGATCTCGTTTCCATCCGAGGACGAGGCGGCTGCGGCGTGCCGTGCAGGTCTTGGAGTGATGTTGGCTCCGGGGAATCTGATGCCCCGGCTGGGCGAGGGGGACCAAGGGCTCGTGCATGTGCGGACCTTCGAGTTCCTGCTGCCGGAGGCCTTCACGGTTTCCGTGTTCTGCCGGAGCGATGAGGAGTCGAAGGAGGTTCTCGGGACCGCGGCGGCGATTGCGAAGTTGGGTAAGAAGCTGTTTCCCTGA
- a CDS encoding sodium-translocating pyrophosphatase → MQQFLTDHGIGTSLVLGLVGLGVAGLLIRTVLASSAGNERMAEIAAAVQEGAKAYLHRQLVTVLIIAAVIFAAIFKLRGWETAMGFVLGAVCSLAAGYIGMMVAVRANVRTAQAASVSPHSALKVAFNGGAVTGLLVVALGLLSVGAFYLMIREFSGNTKVAIDSLVGLALGSSLISVFARLGGGIYTKAADVGADLVGKIEQNLQEDDPRNPATIADNVGDNVGDCAGMAADVFETYAVSLIGAVLVGYLTALNQSMAAVIYPFVICGVSIIGAILGIGFVNVAPISPTKALIGGVVVSGLVSAALLWPVTGMFFPQALEFSGKPVDARSLYICVAIGIALTFAAVGITNHFTSTAHGPVRRLAKACETGHATNIIAGISTGHHATVLPVLCIVGSIWWCHQEAGLYGIAIAVVSMLSLSGIIISLDAFGPITDNAGGIAVMSGLDPDVRKVTDELDAVGNTMKAVTKGYAIASAGLAAMVLFGSYVEELKAILNEDFRFDLMDPRVIIGLFIGGLLPFSFTAYAMDAVGNAAGAVVKEVRRQIAARPGILNGTEVPEYKTCVDIVTKAALRQMILPALLPLIFVIVVAKIPQLGPVALGGVLVGTIVTGLFLGIAMTSSGGAWDNAKKYVEDGNHGGKGSPAHAAAVTGDTVGDPYKDTAGPAVNPMIKVVNILAILIIPILFR, encoded by the coding sequence GTGCAGCAATTCCTAACCGATCACGGTATCGGAACCTCCCTTGTTCTCGGGCTTGTCGGGCTCGGTGTCGCAGGTCTTCTCATTCGAACGGTTCTGGCTTCATCCGCGGGTAACGAGCGGATGGCGGAGATCGCCGCTGCGGTTCAGGAAGGGGCGAAGGCGTATTTGCACCGGCAGCTGGTCACGGTCCTGATCATTGCGGCTGTCATCTTCGCGGCGATCTTCAAGCTGCGCGGGTGGGAGACGGCGATGGGTTTCGTGCTCGGGGCGGTGTGCTCGCTCGCCGCGGGATACATCGGGATGATGGTGGCGGTCAGGGCAAACGTGCGGACCGCTCAGGCGGCTTCGGTGAGCCCGCATTCCGCGCTCAAGGTCGCCTTCAATGGCGGGGCGGTGACCGGCTTGCTGGTGGTGGCTTTGGGCCTGCTTTCCGTGGGGGCGTTCTATCTGATGATCCGCGAATTCAGCGGGAACACGAAGGTGGCGATTGATTCGCTGGTGGGGCTCGCGCTGGGGAGTTCGCTAATCAGTGTCTTCGCCCGCTTGGGGGGCGGCATTTATACGAAGGCGGCGGACGTGGGGGCGGACTTGGTCGGAAAGATCGAGCAAAACCTCCAAGAGGATGATCCGCGGAATCCCGCGACGATCGCGGACAATGTGGGGGACAACGTGGGCGACTGTGCAGGCATGGCGGCCGATGTGTTCGAAACCTACGCCGTGAGCCTCATCGGTGCGGTGCTGGTGGGCTACCTGACCGCGCTCAACCAATCGATGGCGGCGGTGATCTATCCCTTTGTGATCTGCGGCGTTTCGATCATCGGCGCGATCCTCGGAATCGGCTTCGTGAACGTGGCACCGATCTCGCCGACCAAGGCTTTGATCGGCGGGGTGGTGGTGAGCGGCTTGGTCTCGGCCGCATTGCTTTGGCCGGTGACGGGGATGTTCTTCCCGCAGGCGCTGGAGTTTTCGGGGAAACCGGTGGATGCCCGCTCGCTTTATATCTGCGTGGCGATTGGAATCGCCCTGACCTTCGCGGCGGTGGGGATTACCAATCATTTCACCTCGACCGCCCACGGCCCCGTGCGGCGCCTGGCCAAGGCCTGTGAAACCGGGCATGCCACGAACATCATCGCGGGGATCAGCACCGGGCATCACGCCACCGTGCTGCCGGTTCTGTGCATCGTCGGCTCGATCTGGTGGTGCCACCAGGAGGCGGGATTGTATGGCATCGCGATCGCGGTGGTGAGTATGCTGAGTCTTTCAGGGATCATCATCTCGCTGGATGCCTTCGGCCCGATCACGGACAATGCGGGCGGTATTGCCGTCATGAGCGGTCTCGATCCCGACGTGCGCAAGGTGACCGACGAGCTCGACGCCGTGGGCAACACGATGAAGGCGGTGACCAAAGGCTATGCGATTGCCTCGGCAGGCCTGGCCGCGATGGTCTTGTTCGGCTCGTACGTGGAAGAGCTCAAGGCGATCCTGAATGAGGACTTCCGCTTCGATCTCATGGATCCGCGGGTCATCATCGGCCTCTTCATCGGCGGTCTCCTGCCTTTCTCCTTCACCGCCTATGCCATGGATGCGGTGGGCAATGCGGCGGGGGCGGTGGTGAAGGAAGTCCGGCGACAGATCGCGGCGCGGCCGGGAATCCTCAACGGGACGGAGGTTCCCGAATACAAGACCTGCGTGGACATCGTGACCAAGGCCGCACTGCGCCAGATGATTCTGCCTGCGCTGCTGCCACTGATTTTCGTGATCGTCGTGGCCAAGATCCCGCAATTGGGCCCCGTGGCATTGGGCGGTGTGCTGGTCGGCACCATCGTGACAGGCCTCTTCCTCGGGATTGCGATGACCTCGTCGGGCGGTGCTTGGGATAATGCGAAGAAATATGTCGAAGATGGCAATCACGGGGGCAAAGGCTCCCCGGCCCATGCGGCGGCAGTCACCGGTGACACGGTGGGTGATCCCTACAAGGATACGGCCGGTCCGGCGGTGAACCCGATGATCAAGGTGGTGAACATCCTGGCCATCCTGATCATTCCGATTTTGTTCCGCTGA
- a CDS encoding TPM domain-containing protein, which translates to MKCPRCVQVIHRGANLCPHCGFGLAEADQRYGQEEVSLRRLGDIAGLIRAKERPKVSAALDRFCKRFPQLFFAVYTGSGQGGGNLRQFGFWLLNRAAFEDVPVDRPNEAGILLVIDADSKSAAVTWGYMLDPFLSEEDTFLCLSRAHAYWLEGNFADGIVRMVEQLEKILRKRASQARRDPERFERKVAPPPRTGEIARRIREGHRQISPQTGAEKEVRQ; encoded by the coding sequence ATGAAGTGCCCCCGCTGCGTGCAAGTGATCCATCGCGGGGCGAACTTGTGCCCGCACTGTGGATTCGGGCTGGCGGAGGCGGACCAGCGTTACGGGCAGGAGGAAGTTTCGCTGCGCCGGCTGGGCGATATCGCGGGCCTGATCCGGGCCAAGGAGCGACCGAAGGTTTCGGCGGCGCTCGACCGCTTCTGCAAGCGCTTCCCGCAGCTTTTCTTCGCCGTCTACACCGGCTCGGGGCAGGGTGGGGGGAATCTGCGGCAGTTCGGCTTCTGGCTTTTGAACCGGGCTGCCTTTGAGGACGTTCCGGTGGACCGTCCGAACGAAGCCGGAATCCTGCTGGTGATCGATGCCGATTCAAAGTCGGCCGCGGTGACTTGGGGTTACATGCTCGATCCTTTCCTGAGTGAAGAGGATACCTTTCTCTGTCTTAGCCGGGCGCATGCCTATTGGCTGGAAGGAAACTTTGCGGACGGCATTGTCCGGATGGTTGAGCAGCTTGAGAAGATCCTTCGGAAGCGAGCCTCGCAAGCGCGGCGGGATCCGGAGCGCTTCGAGCGCAAGGTGGCCCCACCACCCCGCACCGGAGAAATCGCTCGGCGGATCCGCGAAGGTCACAGGCAAATCTCGCCGCAAACCGGCGCTGAAAAGGAGGTGCGGCAGTGA
- a CDS encoding TPMT family class I SAM-dependent methyltransferase, translating into MNRWEELWQSGETPWDKGYAAPPLTEFLERGDTVLHRSRRVLVPGCGGGHDVRELARQGIPATGLDLAETAVAAARNYPPVAGEDYVAGDLFDDSWRAGREFDAVWEHTCFCAIDPSMRPAYARAMAEILKPGGFLVGVFYLTPWDPGEESSGPPFETSREEVKGLLAGNFVLREDFVPTRAYPGREGKEWLAVFERVG; encoded by the coding sequence ATGAACCGCTGGGAAGAGCTGTGGCAGAGCGGCGAGACGCCGTGGGACAAAGGCTACGCCGCCCCTCCTCTCACGGAGTTCCTCGAACGTGGGGATACCGTGCTGCATCGCTCCCGGCGGGTTCTGGTGCCCGGATGCGGCGGGGGACACGACGTGAGGGAGTTGGCACGGCAGGGAATTCCGGCCACAGGGCTGGACCTTGCGGAGACGGCCGTGGCTGCGGCGCGGAATTATCCTCCGGTGGCGGGAGAAGATTACGTGGCCGGAGATCTTTTCGATGACTCATGGCGTGCCGGTAGGGAGTTCGATGCGGTGTGGGAGCACACCTGCTTTTGCGCGATCGATCCCTCGATGAGGCCCGCCTACGCGCGGGCGATGGCAGAGATCCTGAAACCCGGTGGATTTCTGGTGGGTGTCTTTTACCTGACCCCGTGGGATCCGGGTGAGGAGTCCAGCGGGCCGCCCTTCGAGACGAGCCGGGAAGAAGTAAAAGGCCTGCTCGCGGGAAACTTCGTGCTGCGGGAGGATTTCGTCCCGACCCGGGCTTATCCCGGCCGGGAGGGGAAGGAGTGGCTGGCGGTATTCGAGCGCGTAGGGTGA
- a CDS encoding S1C family serine protease, translating into MDFRSAALPGLLACALLLPAMAQAKRSYINDKKAPESRHDLDVIQKHMSDSLPAARRATICIDLGEGSGSGVVISPDGLILTAAHVTSGVGKEFTVIFEDGRKVKAESLGLVASSDCAMARITEQGTYPFVELDREDSSKLGDWVYALGHSGGFDKDRGVVARLGRVVQTRDNTFQSDCSLIGGDSGGPLFDLNGHLIAIHSRVGIRTQENMHVPVREFLKNWDGMMKGEFIGEGPYARKPEKGKGFLGIGTKDRSGEGLDVDKVGRESPAEKAGVKAGDILLKFDGTELRSKEQFQQLLKEKAPDDKVALELLRDGKPETLTFRLGER; encoded by the coding sequence ATGGATTTCCGATCTGCTGCCCTGCCCGGCCTTCTCGCCTGCGCGTTGCTTCTGCCCGCGATGGCCCAAGCGAAAAGGTCCTACATCAACGACAAGAAAGCCCCTGAATCACGCCATGATCTGGACGTGATCCAGAAGCACATGTCGGACTCGCTCCCGGCGGCCCGTCGGGCGACTATCTGCATTGATCTCGGGGAGGGCTCCGGAAGCGGTGTGGTGATCTCCCCGGACGGTTTGATCCTCACCGCGGCTCACGTGACCAGCGGCGTCGGCAAGGAGTTCACCGTGATTTTCGAGGACGGCCGCAAGGTGAAGGCGGAGTCGCTCGGGCTGGTCGCGTCCTCCGACTGCGCGATGGCCAGGATCACCGAGCAGGGTACCTACCCTTTCGTCGAGTTGGACCGGGAGGACAGCTCGAAACTCGGGGACTGGGTCTATGCGCTCGGTCACTCCGGCGGCTTCGACAAGGACCGCGGGGTGGTGGCTCGCCTCGGTCGGGTGGTGCAGACGCGCGACAATACCTTCCAGTCCGACTGCTCTTTGATCGGTGGCGATTCGGGCGGACCCCTTTTCGATCTCAACGGCCACCTGATCGCGATCCACTCGCGCGTGGGCATCCGCACCCAGGAGAACATGCACGTGCCGGTGCGGGAGTTCCTCAAGAATTGGGACGGCATGATGAAGGGCGAGTTCATCGGGGAGGGGCCCTACGCCCGGAAACCCGAGAAAGGAAAAGGCTTCCTGGGAATCGGCACCAAGGATCGCTCCGGCGAGGGGCTTGATGTCGACAAGGTCGGCAGGGAATCGCCCGCCGAGAAGGCCGGCGTGAAAGCCGGCGATATCCTGCTCAAATTCGACGGCACCGAGTTGCGCTCGAAGGAACAATTCCAGCAACTGCTGAAGGAGAAAGCGCCTGACGATAAGGTGGCCCTCGAACTGCTCCGGGATGGCAAACCGGAAACCCTCACTTTCCGACTCGGTGAACGCTAA
- a CDS encoding S1C family serine protease, whose product MNAKRSISAALLILTGIAPANQTLESNLRTNGPGVQVAFESVRAVLQNSSAVIQRGNKEIAYGTVMSAQGVILTKASEIGDASGLTVTVGTQVFKNPALLGTDTTWDVALLKVDAQGLTPVQLATDLPDPDRGTWVVANGATSRLKRRPQVGIISANAREIFPSGGVVIGVTFKEDEESKELLVKEVHEGSGAATAGIKIGDVIVAVGGQDVADHDGLAKAVEKRRIGEDLEVTVQREGKKITMTVRLSGRTDLFEEELTRNDQMSGAFSPRRSGFPRVIQHDIIANRSTIGGPVFDLDGRCLGMNIARANRCETFAIPAGDLRSLADRLMTQAGVK is encoded by the coding sequence GTGAACGCTAAACGCTCGATCTCCGCAGCGCTTCTGATTCTCACCGGCATCGCGCCGGCAAATCAGACACTGGAATCCAATCTCCGGACCAATGGGCCCGGAGTGCAGGTAGCCTTCGAATCCGTGCGGGCCGTGCTGCAAAACAGCAGCGCGGTGATCCAGCGCGGGAACAAGGAAATCGCTTACGGCACCGTGATGTCCGCGCAGGGCGTTATCCTCACCAAGGCCAGCGAGATCGGCGACGCCAGCGGCCTGACTGTCACCGTCGGCACGCAGGTCTTCAAGAATCCCGCACTGCTTGGAACGGACACGACTTGGGATGTCGCCCTGCTGAAGGTCGATGCCCAGGGGCTGACCCCGGTGCAACTGGCTACCGATCTCCCGGATCCTGATCGCGGGACCTGGGTGGTGGCAAACGGCGCGACCAGCCGTCTCAAGCGTCGTCCGCAGGTCGGCATCATCTCCGCGAATGCACGCGAGATTTTCCCGTCCGGTGGCGTCGTGATCGGTGTCACCTTCAAGGAGGACGAGGAGTCGAAGGAGCTTTTGGTCAAGGAGGTCCACGAAGGCAGCGGCGCTGCCACCGCCGGTATCAAGATCGGTGATGTGATTGTCGCTGTCGGCGGGCAGGACGTGGCCGACCATGACGGACTCGCCAAGGCAGTGGAGAAGCGTCGTATCGGTGAAGATCTCGAGGTGACCGTGCAACGGGAGGGCAAGAAGATCACAATGACGGTGCGTCTATCGGGACGGACCGATCTCTTCGAGGAAGAGCTTACGCGGAATGACCAGATGAGCGGAGCTTTCTCTCCGCGGCGCAGCGGTTTCCCGCGGGTAATCCAGCACGACATCATCGCCAACCGCAGTACCATCGGCGGTCCCGTGTTCGACCTGGACGGACGCTGCCTGGGCATGAACATCGCCCGCGCGAACCGCTGCGAAACCTTCGCGATTCCCGCCGGGGATCTGCGCAGCCTCGCCGACCGCTTGATGACCCAGGCGGGGGTCAAGTGA